The Drosophila nasuta strain 15112-1781.00 chromosome 2L, ASM2355853v1, whole genome shotgun sequence genome window below encodes:
- the LOC132798990 gene encoding importin subunit beta isoform X4 has product MTADITRQLIVILEKTVSPDKNELLSAKNYLEQAAGSNLPEFLKALAKILVETTNSAVARMAAGLQLKNHLMSKDEKINQQYQERWHQFPEETRELIKNNILAALGTENTRPSCAAQCVAYVAVIELPINRWSILIQTLVNKVVNEGSSEMHREAALEAIGYICQDIRYGVLENQSNQVLTAIIHGMRKQEPSNHVRLAATTALHNSLEFTKSNFERDMERNFIMEVVCEATQCTDTQICVAALQCLVKIMSLYYSYMEPYMAQALFPITLEAMKSDNDAVALQGIEFWSNVNDEEIDLAIESQEATDQGRAPQRVSKHYSRGALQYLTPVLVEKLTKQDECDDEDTWSPAKASSVCLMLLATCCEDDIVPHVLPFIKENIESPNWRYRDAAVMTFGSVLNGLEINTLKPLVEQAMPTLIRLMYDSSVIVRDTTAWTFGRICDIIPEAAINKTYLQTLLECFVKSLKSEPRVAANVCWAFIGLSEAAYEAAAAVDGETPETYALSPYFEFIVTQLLETTDRSDGAQANLRGAAYEALMDMIKNSPLDCYLIVQRTTIVILERLNQVMMMESHITNHSDRHQFNDLQSLLCATLQSVLRKVREADAPQISDAIMAALLTMFSSNAGKSGGVQEDAFLAVSTLVELLGMQFAKYMPAFKDFLIMGLKNHQEYQVCCASVGLTGDICRALKQMVVPYCDEIMSVLMNDLAEPNLHRSVKPQILSAFGDMALSIGSPFLKYLNVVLDMLRAASNLQVDASTYDMSEYIQELRESVLEAYTGIIQGLKGVDQTPNADVFHMEPHLVPIIEFIKRIAQEREVSDSMMASAAGFIGDLCTSFGPRLYPLLDDAVITQFLAEGKRSKGPRTKMLCAWAAKEIKKINSQVIAQ; this is encoded by the exons CAGCGCAGTGGCGCGCATGGCTGCCGGTCTGCAGCTCAAGAATCATTTGATGAGCAAGGATGAGAAGATCAATCAGCAATATCAGGAGCGCTGGCATCAGTTCCCCGAGGAAACCCGCGAGCTCATCAAGAATAAT ATCCTTGCCGCCTTGGGCACAGAAAATACGCGACCCTCATGCGCCGCACAATGTGTCGCCTATGTGGCGGTTATCGAGTTGCCCATCAATCGTTGGAGCATTCTCATACAAACGCTGGTCAACAAGGTCGTCAACGAGGGTTCTAGCGAAATGCATCGCGAGGCCGCACTGGAAGCCATTGGTTATATTTGCCAGGACATACGCTATGGTGTGTTGGAGAATCAATCCAATCAGGTGCTCACGGCTATTATCCACGGCATGCGAAAACAGGAGCCCAGCAATCATGTACGCTTGGCTGCTACGACCGCATTGCACAATTCTTTGGAGTTTACCAAATCAAATTTCGAGCGTGACATGGAACGCAACTTCATAATGGAGGTGGTGTGCGAAGCGACACAGTGCACGGACACACAGATATGTGTGGCCGCTCTGCAATGTCTGGTGAAGATCATGTCGCTATATTACTCGTACATGGAGCCCTACATGGCCCAAGCCTTGTTTCCCATTACGCTGGAGGCAATGAAGTCGGACAACGATGCTGTCGCTCTACAGGGCATTGAGTTCTGGTCGAATGTCAACGATGAAGAGATTGATCTGGCCATCGAGAGTCAGGAGGCCACCGATCAAGGGCGTGCTCCACAACGTGTATCGAAACATTATTCACGCGGAGCTTTGCAGTATTTGACGCCTGTACTCGTGGAGAAGTTGACCAAGCAAGATGAGTGCGACGACGAGGACACATGGAGTCCGGCGAAGGCTTCCTCGGTTTGCCTAATGCTGTTGGCTACTTGTTGCGAGGATGACATTGTGCCACATGTCTTGCCATTCATCAAAGAGAACATTGAGTCGCCTAATTGGCGTTATCGTGATGCAGCCGTCATGACCTTTGGCTCGGTGCTCAACGGGCTAGAGATCAATACACTGAAACCACTGGTTGAGCAGGCGATGCCAACGCTCATTCGTCTGATGTACGATTCCAGCGTCATTGTGCGCGACACCACGGCCTGGACCTTTGGACGCATTTGCGAT aTCATACCCGAGGCAGCCATCAACAAGACCTATTTACAAACGTTGCTCGAATGTTTTGTGAAGAGTTTGAAGTCGGAGCCGCGTGTGGCCGCCAATGTTTGTTGGGCCTTCATTGGTCTGTCGGAGGCAGCATACGAAGCCGCAGCTGCCGTTGATGGCGAGACACCAGAGACATATGCGCTGTCGCCGTACTTTGAATTCATTGTCACCCAACTGCTGGAGACTACAGATCGCTCGGATGGAGCTCAGGCCAATTTGCGTGGCGCTGCCTATGAGGCGCTTATGGATATGATAAAGAATTCGCCGCTCGATTGTTATTTGATTGTGCAGCGCACCACGATTGTCATTCTGGAGCGTCTTAATCAAGTGATGATGATGGAATCGCACATTACCAATCACAGTGATCGCCATCAATTCAATGACTTGCAATCCCTGCTCTGTGCCACACTCCAGAGTGTGTTGCGCAAGGTACGTGAGGCAGATGCCCCGCAAATTTCGGACGCCATCATGGCTGCACTGTTGACCATGTTCAGCTCGAATGCTGGCAAGTCGGGTGGTGTGCAGGAGGATGCTTTTCTGGCGGTCTCCACGCTCGTTGAGCTGTTGGGCATGCAGTTTGCCAAGTATATGCCTGCGTTCAAGGACTTCCTCATCATGGGACTGAAGAATCATCAGGAGTATCAAGTGTGCTGCGCCTCCGTGGGTCTCACTGGTGACATTTGCCGCGCCCTCAAACAAATGGTGGTGCCCTATTGCGATGAAATTATGTCTGTGCTAATGAACGATTTGGCTGAGCCCAATTTGCATCGCAGCGTCAAGCCGCAGATCTTGTCGGCCTTTGGTGACATGGCATTGAGCATAGGCAGCCCGTTTCTCAAGTATTTGAATGTCGTGCTGGATATGTTGCGCGCTGCATCTAACTTGCAG GTTGATGCTTCCACTTACGACATGAGCGAGTATATTCAGGAGTTGCGCGAGAGCGTACTGGAGGCCTACACCGGCATCATTCAGGGTCTCAAGGGCGTCGATCAAACACCCAATGCGGATGTGTTCCACATGGAACCGCATCTAGTGCccattattgaatttattaagcGCATTGCACAAGAACGAGAAGTCTCCGATTCGATGATGGCCAGCGCCGCTGGATTCATTGGTGATTTGTGCACATCGTTTGGACCACGTCTCTATCCACTGTTGGACGATGCGGTTATTACACAATTCCTGGCCGAAGGCAAGCGGTCGAAGGGACCGCGCACCAAAATGCTTTGCGCCTGGGCTGCCAAGGAAATCAAGAAGATTAACAGCCAGGTTATTGCTCagtaa